Proteins encoded by one window of Mercenaria mercenaria strain notata chromosome 4, MADL_Memer_1, whole genome shotgun sequence:
- the LOC123550905 gene encoding parkin coregulated gene protein-like → MSVMQPQKKDCGYSKLKSPTKGVIGFTVQSTQKNSKVECPPPAGAFKERPSGPTSFRKFYERGDFPIALEHDTKGNKIAWKVEIEKLDYHHYLPLFFDGLCETAHPYEFFARQGVHDMLEHGGSKILPVIPQLIIPIKNALNTRNHKVVCTTLKVLQHLVVSADMVGEALVPYYRQILPILNIFKNMNLNSGDGIDYSQQKRENIGDLIQETLEAFERHGGEDAFINIKYMVPTFESCMLN, encoded by the exons ATGTCGGTAATGCAACCTCAAAAGAAAGACTGTGGCTACTCAAAACTGAAGTCGCCTACTAAAGGAGTCATAGGATTCACAGTTCAGTCAACTCAAAAGAATTCAAAG GTTGAGTGTCCACCACCAGCTGGTGCTTTTAAAGAAAGACCTTCAGGCCCAACTTCCTTCAGAAAGTTTTATGAAAGAGGAGATTTCCCAATAGCACTTGAACATGAtacaaaaggaaacaaaattgcATGGAAG GTTGAAATTGAAAAGTTAGACTATCATCATTATCTTCCCCTGTTCTTTGATGGACTTTGTGAGACAGCACATCCATATGAATTCTTTGCCAGACAAGGGGTACATGATATGTTAGAACATGGAGGTTCAAAAATCCTGCCAGTCATTCCACAGCTTATCATTCCTATAAAAA ATGCGCTGAATACCAGAAATCACAAAGTTGTATGTACCACATTGAAAGTACTCCAGCATTTGGTAGTATCAGCAGATATGGTTGGTGAGGCCCTTGTTCCATATTACAGACAAATCCTGCCAATTCtcaatatcttcaaaaatatgaacT TGAACTCAGGCGACGGGATTGATTACAGCCAACAAAAGAGAGAAAACATTGGCGACCTTATTCAGGAAACGTTAGAAGCCTTTGAGAGGCACGGAGGGGAAGACGCTttcataaacattaaatacatgGTTCCAACATTTGAATCTTGTATGCTGAACTGA